The Phyllopteryx taeniolatus isolate TA_2022b chromosome 14, UOR_Ptae_1.2, whole genome shotgun sequence genome has a window encoding:
- the si:ch73-71c20.5 gene encoding DUF4748 domain-containing protein: protein MAAYKTVVGSAWKGAALATSGGWLVTSYPSPTLRRCLRLQTVSLCSPGTEPHGSRKDSRGTAEADLESEGPDYIPLKKAKNPMVNIGYAWMIGLPAGIIGFLLAKRQVDKNRLKQLKVRQRIRRSNEGDYEGSRYRNTAANVKLDP, encoded by the exons ATGGCGGCGTACAAGACTGTCGTCGGCTCGGCTTGGAAAG GTGCAGCGCTTGCTACTAGTGGTGGGTGGTTGGTGACGAGCTACCCTTCACCGACGCTGCGCCGATGCTTGAGGCTGCAGACCGTATCTCTTTGCAGCCCCGGGACGGAGCCACACGGGAGCCGAAAGGATAGCAGAGGGACTGCGGAAGCGGACCTAGAAAGCGAGGGTCCCGATTACATACCCCTTAAAAAGGCGAAGAATCCCATGGTGAACATTGGGTATGCATG GATGATCGGCCTCCCCGCTGGTATTATCGGCTTCCTGCTGGCCAAGAGGCAAGTGGACAAGAACCGATTAAAGCAGCTGAAGGTTCGGCAGAGGATACGAAGGTCAAACGAGGGGGACTACGAAGGAAGCCGCTACCGCAATACCGCAGCGAACGTTAAACTCGACCCGTAA